Within the Bacteroidales bacterium genome, the region AGCAGGGCGCATTGTATGGAGACTGGCACCAGCTTTGGGTGCAAACCATTGCTACTGTAGCAGCCATCGCATATAGTGCAGTTTTTACATATATCATTTTCATTATCGTGGATAAAATGGTCGGAATACGGGTCTCTCCACGGGTTGAAGAAGAAGGATTGGATATTTATGAACATGGTGAAACAGCATATAACTGATAAATAATTAAGAATTAAGAATGAAAAGTTGAGTAGTTCTTAATTTTTATCTCTTAATTTTAAAATTTAACAAAATGTTAAGTATCCCTAAAGATTATCATCCGACACTGGATGTACAGCAGACGGAAGAAGCTGTGAAGATGATCAAACTCACATTTCAGGAAGAGTTGGCACAGGCATTATCCCTACGCAGGGTAACAGCCCCGCTTTTTGTCCTATCAGGCACAGGTATCAATGACAATCTGAACGGAATGGAGCGTCCGGTATCGTTTGAAATATCCGCCATCGGGCAACGTGCCGAAATCGTTCATTCACTGGCAAAGTGGAAACGCATGAAACTCGGTGCATACAATATCGAACCCGGGAAAGGACTCTATACCGATATGAATGCTATCCGGGCAGATGAAGAGGTGTTGGATAACCTGCATTCCGTATATGTGGACCAGTGGGACTGGGAGCGTACCATCACCGCTGCAGACCGTAACATCGGCTTCCTGAAAAAAATAGTCCGGAAAATATATCAGGCTATTCGTATTACGGAAAAAAAGGTACATGATACCTATCCAGATATCAGGCAATGGCTTCCGGATGATATCCATTTCATACACAGTGAAGAGTTGTTGGAATTGTATCCCCAGTTGTCTCCGAAAGAACGCGAAAACAAAATCGCAGAAAAGTATGGTGCTGTATTTGTTATCGGTATCGGCGGAGAACTGGCAGACGGAAAGATACATGACGGACGCTCGCCCGATTATGACGACTGGAGTACACCTGGTGAAAATGGTTTCAAGGGTCTCAACGGAGATATTATCCTTTGGAATCCATTGTTAAAAAGCGCTTTCGAAATCTCATCCATGGGCATCCGTGTGGATAAGACCGCTTTGGTGGAACAACTCAGGATCAGGGGATGTGAGGACCGGCTGGGCTTGCTTTTCCACAAGAGCCTGATGGAAGACAGGATACCTCTCTCTATCGGCGGCGGTATCGGACAGTCACGTCTTTGCATGTACCTTTTACACAGCGCCCATATCGGCGAAGTACAATCGAGTATCTGGCCGGAGGAAATGATCAGAAAATGTGCAGACAACCACATTATTTTAAAATAAAATATTTAAACAACATGATATATGCGGGAAACAGGGATGTTTATAAGTTCAGTGTGAAAAAGTTGTCTACTAATTTGCACTCATGGCTGTTGGTTTTGTATTTTTGCAGAATAACAGCGCATCCGGTTTTCGATATTTGCGAACATCCATGTAATCTGTGTTATTCGTGTCTTCATTAACCATTGAAATCAAATTTTAAACCATGTCTAATCTAAGATTCAAAGCAGTAGAAACAGCTTTCAGCAGGAAAGCCGTTCAGGTTCCTATTCCTGACAAAAAAACATCCGATTATTATGGAACGCTTGTTTTTGATCGCAACCAGATGCGCAAATATCTTTCGAAGGAGACGCTTAAAGTGGTGTTGGATGCCATCGATAAAGGGGTTCCCTTGGAACGTAGCATTGCCAACCACGTAGCAGCAGGTATGCGCATGTGGGCCATGGAACTGGGGGCTACCCACTATACGCACTGGTTTCATCCCCTGACCGATGGTACGGCTGAAAAACACGATGCATTCGTGGAACCTGATGGAAATGGTGGAGTAATTGAGGAATTTACCGGAAAACTCCTGGCACAGCAGGAACCCGATGCATCCAGTTTCCCCAGCGGCGGTATCCGTAATACTTTTGAAGCCCGCGGATATACGGCATGGGATCCTTCTTCTCCCGCATTTATTATAGACGATACACTCTGTATCCCGACCATTTTCATATCATATACCGGTGAATCGCTCGATTATAAACTGCCCTTGCTGAAAGCTATTCAGGCAGTAGACAGAGCAGCAACAGGTGTATGTAAATACTTCGACCGCAGTGTCAGAAAAGTAACTTCTTTTCTGGGCTGGGAACAGGAGTATTTCCTGGTGGATGAAGCCTTATATTCAGCTCGTCCCGATTTGCTTCTGACCGAACGTACCCTGATGGGGCATGAAAGCGCCAAAAACCAGCAGCTGGAAGACCATTATTTCGGTGCTATTCCTACTCGGGTTTCCGCATTCATGCGTGAACTGGAATACGAATGCTATAAGCTCGGCATTCCTGTAAAAACACGTCACAACGAGGTAGCTCCCAATCAGTTTGAACTTGCTCCGATTTATGAAGAAGCTAATTTAGCTGTAGACCACAACTTATTATTGATGTCTACCATGAAAAGAGTTGCAGAACACCATAATTTCAAGGTGTTGCTGCATGAAAAACCTTTTAAGGGCATCAATGGGTCAGGGAAACACAATAACTGGTCGTTGGGTACTGATACCGGAGTGAACTTACTTGGCCCCGGCAAAAATGCTTCCGAAAACCTCCAGTTCATCACTTTCCTTGCAAATGTGTTAATGGCGGTATACAAAAACAATGCATTGCTGAAAGCCAGCATATCGTCGGCTACCAATGCACACCGTCTGGGCGCTAACGAAGCCCCGCCGGCTATTATTTCCGTATTCCTCGGTTCGCAAATATCCAAAGTACTGGATAAACTGGAATCTAGTGAAGGGATCTCTACCATCAAGGTAACCGAAAAAACCGGAACCCGTCTTTCTTTAACACATATTCCCGAGATTTTGGTAGACAATACCGATCGTAACCGTACGTCACCTTTTGCTTTTACAGGGAACCGTTTCGAATTCCGTGCGGTAGGCTCGTCCGCCAACTGTGCTTCCGCTATGATCGCACTTAACACAGCTGTGGCATACCAGCTCAACCAGTTCAAAAAATCGGTGGATGAGCTGATTGCCAAAGGAACTAAGAAAGACGAAGCCATCTTTAAAATGATCCGTGAGTACATCATCGAATCGAAGCCCATTCGTTTTGACGGTAACGGTTACAGCGACGAATGGAAAGAAGAAGCTAAGAAACGCGGCCTCGATTGTGAAACCTGTGTGCCTGTAATTTATGATGCCTACCTTACTCCCCGTTCCGTGGATATGTTCACTTCCGCAGATGTGTTGAGTGAAAAGGAATTACATGCACGTAATGAGGTGAAATGGGAAGTATATACCAAGAAAATACAGATAGAGGCACGTGTGCTCGGTGATCTGGCGATGAATCATATCATTCCGGTGGCTACCCGTTATCAGGGAATGCTGCTCGATAATGTATACAAGATTCAATCAGTATATGACAATATTGAAAAAGCCAAGGCGGTATCTGCACAGGATTTTGAACTGATAGAGGATATATCGCATCATATCAATACTATTAAGACAAAGACCGATCAGATGATCGAAGCCCGTAAAGTGGCCAACAGGATCGAAAACGAGCGTGAAAAAGCCGTCACTTACTGCCGGGAAGTAGAACCGTTCTTTGACGAGATCCGCTACCATATCGATAAACTCGAGCTGATTGTCGATAATGAAATGTGGACACTGCCGAAATACAGGGAACTGTTATTTATCCGATAGAGTTAGTTTACCAATTTTTTCGTCCCGGCAGGAATTAGTCTGCCGGGATTTTTAATTGAAAAGTTGATACATTTCGTTCAGTATTGTGTTAAAAAGTAGATGTTTTAAGTATGCTATTTCAATTTTCTGATGGAAAATTTCTCTTAATTCCTATTCTGTTCTTTTTGATTTCCCTGCAAGGCTGTAAAATGAAAAGAACTGTTGTTTCCGATCATTCTTCCCATGTTATGGAAGAGGTGATCGGGGATATTACTTTCGAAAAAGGTTTTTCCCTTTCGCCGCTCGATCCACAAATTACCCAGCGAAAAGGTGCAGATAAGGCAAATACTGATACCCTTTATTTTTATCAGCCGGATACCCGACCGGTTTGGCAAATGTCGCAATGGTATAGTAAATATGACCTGGCAGGTACCATAACTCAAAAAAACAGGGACAGCATATCATACAGTAATCAGGGCAAGAAAATTACAAGGCATCATGACGGATCCCTGTTACTGGAGATCACAACAAGTACTGAATATGACCATCCCCGCCGGGATGGAGAACCATGGCCGCATTTACTGATCGAACAAAAGTTGAATAAAAGGGTAAACATCGGGGAAGTCCGGAAAATACTTTTTTCAATGGAAATGAAGTTGGTGAAGTGTACTAATATGATGCGTGAAGAAGATTTTAACGAGGCCTTACACACCGCCCAGACGCCTCTTTATTTTATTTTAAAAAATACCAATAAAAACTCTGAAGACTATAATTCCGCTATCTGGTTCGGTATTCCCTCTTTTGATTACCGATATACTAAGATGAGTGAAAAGGAATTAATATCCTGGGATATAGGAACACAGATGTTTATTTATAATGTTCCCCAAATACTTGTCTGGGGCGATATCTCTTTTCAGGATATGAGGTGGCATAAGGCTGAAACGGATCTATTGCCATTGATGATGCGGGCGGTTGAATCGATGCAGGAAAAAGGGGTTTTTACGGCGACATCACTTTCGGATTTGGTACTTACAGAAATGAACTTCGGATGGGAAGTTCCGGGGATTTTTGATGCGGCTGTCATGGTAAGAGGGATCAGTCTTAAAGTGGAAAGAGATACTCCTGATACCATGATGACAGCAAGCAGGTCAGGATTCCGGTAATCATCTGACAGGTATTGCCTGCCTTCCCGATATAATATGGTTTTATTTTCTACTCTTGGTATAAACCCATTCTAAGAAGCCGGGGTCTTCAAAGGCGACTTCCCAACTGTGATGCTTGATCCCTTCATATTCACTATAACGAAAGTTTGTGATGCCTAATTTTTCCAGTTCTTTTACGATCAATCTTGAATTTTCTACAGGGACCATCGGGTCTTTTTCTCCATGTATGATCCATATAGGCACTTTACCTGCCCATTTTTCAACGTTGGAAAGAGATGCTCCTGCCGACATGGCTACAGCGGCGGCAAACAGGTCAGGGTATTCGGCAATCATTTGATAGGTAGTATATCCACCCATGGAAACCCCACCTATATATATCCTGGTGGTATCTATAATATTACCGACTATGAGTTGATTTATAATATCATACACCATCTCTCCGTATGGGGAAAGGGATATTTCCATCTCATTACGGTTAGATTCTTCTCTCATCAGTTTTCTTGTTCCTACAAAAAAAGCAGATTTTCCATTTCTCATGATGTTTACAAAGGCGCTTCTCTTTGGGGCCTGTGGATATATCACTATAGACGGGTATTTTTTACGATTTTCCGGTTCAAGAAAAAGTTCTGCACCACGTTTTAATTGTCTTTCGTTGTCATTACCGGAAAGGCCTTTTCCATGTAGAAAAATAAACAACGGATATGATTTGCCTTCTTCCATATCTTCCGGCCATAGTATACGATAGGGTAAGGTATATTCTCCTTTCACATATTCTTTTTTTTCGAATAGGCTATAATCCGGTTTCCATGATTTTACCGACAGTATTAATGGTAAGACCGATATACAGGCAATAATAATGGCTGCCCTTTTTATGGATACGTTCATTTTACATAATTATATGCTTTTTTCAGATTACAGAATGGTACTTTGATCAAAATAATCCTGATCATCCGCATAGATGAAGATCAAAGTCCCTTCTTTTATGGTATCGATAATGGTCTTGCTGATTGATTTGGGAAGTGCCGGACAACCGAAACTTCGTCCCAAACGTCCTGCTGAAGCAATGACGGAAGGGTCGGCATAAGTAGCGCTATGGATCACGATAGCACGTTCTTTTGCACGGTCGTTGATTCCTTTTTCAAGGCCGTCAATAATCAGGGAGTAGCCATGTTTTCCCTGATAAGTATTTTCAGTGATAAAAAAACCTAATGAACTTTTATTCGATCCCCTTTCATTGGAAAAAGAGGTGGCATAATTTCCGCCGCTATTCTTACCGTGCGATACATGCGTCGAATACAGGATTTTTTTCTGTTTCATGTCCAACACATAAAGACGTTCCTCTGTCGATGGTTTTGAAAAGTCAATCAACGTGACCACATCTTTGTTTTTGGCATTTAATTTCTGATACCCGGTAACAGCGTATTCAAATGCCGTATAATTGACTACATGCTCCAACTCCATTTCTGTATAAAGTTGCTGACTCTCTGATAAAACCAATTCTTCTGAATCCCGTTCTTTACTCAACAGAAAATTGATCGGCAAGCAAAGAAACCATACACTAAAAAAGATAAAATATTTCTGCATGCCACAATTAAAACAACTTTTGTGCCAAATACCTATAATTGATTTCAGTCAAAAACAAAAACAAGTGTCTCTTCAACAGGAGCCCAGTCAAAAATGAACCTGGCATGCGAGGTGGCATTCCGTACACACATATGTGAACGGGGAGTTGTTCCGAGTGTCGGGATATATTCAATGATCTCTGTGTGTGGAAGATTTACCGGAACCCCATGTATGTATCCTCCATTGGAAAAACGACTGGCATAAGGTGCGAATCCGCCTATTTCCGTAGTCCCGTCTTTATAAAAAAACATCTGGCCTTTTTTCCCCTGGATTACAAAAATTCCGGTAGGGGTTGCGCGTTCAAAAGGCGGTTTACGGCGACCCGTAGTTGCCGGATTCATACTTCTTATCAACCATATTGCACCCACTTTTTCAAGCACTGTGATATTTTGATTGGTACGGTCAACGAAAATGGCTTTTTTGAAGATGACCGTATCATTGATCGGCCTGATATATTTTTTGGGAACCAGCCACTCTCCTTCAATACTGATTACATCTATTTTTGTAAATCCGGCAGTATCCGCAATATATTTAACAAGCGAACCGTCTTTTCCATATCGTTCCGCAACCGTCCGGTTATCCGGAAAAAATAAAGGGACCGATTGATTCTGGTCGACTCCGAAAGCATCGGATATGCTGTTATACTCATTTTTATGATTTACTTTAACTACCGGCGCTTTCCCGTTCATATTCCTGTAATTTTGTAAAATGCCCCAACGTACGTTTCCTTGTTGGATTGAATCAAGGAATACCAGATGCCTGCGTATTTTATCCCATTGAAATTTGCGAACGGTACTTTCATATGGAAAACTGTCCGGTAGCGTATATTGGTCATAAAGGAAATCCTTTTCCATCTCTACAGTCATGGGAGCTATTTTTCTGGAAATTATCCCTGTATGAGAATCTGTTTGATCAGGTAAAGATATAACATTCGTTTCCCGGGATAGTCTTTTTATTGTTTTCACAGAACAGGATTCTGATAATAAGACTATTGTCAGTAATGGTGCAATTATCTTTTGAATAGGTTTTATCCGGTGTAGCATTTTTCTGGTATGTGATGATTACCAGGGCAAAGGTATTGAATCTTTAAAGAAAATACCCGTTTTCAATAAAATGAATCCTATAAATAGGTTTAATCCGTAATTTTGCGTATGAATATAAAAGTGACCGTTCCGCTTTCAAGACGCTGAATTACAGCTTGATCAATTTTTCCAATTTTCCATCATGACCAGATCGGATAGTGGTTTGCGGAGAACAGAATGACGGTTCGGATCTGAAAAATCATTTTTTGGATAACCGAGGATGAGTAATGCTGTTGCTTCCATATAATCGGGGATGTCAAACTCCTTCCTAATGATATGCGGATCAAACAGGCCGACCATGACACTTCCTATGCCTACTTCCCGTGCTGCTAACATCATATGGTCTGTGATGATTCCTATATCCAGGTCCCCGGAACATTTGTTGTCATAGGGCCGTATCAGGGACTCCCTCGTATCCCTGCATATGATCATGACGCATGGCGCGCCGAATGTTTTGTATGCTTTCTGGACTTTTGTGATGTTTTCCGGCTCCTGGATAACAAGTATTCTTTGTGGTTGTTTGTTACAGGCTGTCGGTGCGACCCGGGCAGCCTGCAGTATATAGTCCAGTTTTTCTTTTTCTATTGCCTGTGCTATAAATGCCCTGACAGTACAACGCTGTTTCGCTAAATCTAAAAAATTCATGTGAGGTGTTTTTGATTGATTCCAAAACGATGGGGACATATTCTCCTGCATTCAAAGCATTTTAGTTCCAACTTGCCTTTTATTGTTTTGTAACATACTTTATAGCAATTTTTCTGACCAAATAATGCCGGATCATTTAATGCCCCTGAAGGGCAAACATCGACGCACAGATTACATCCTTTACAGATATCATATTCCAGTATCTGATCTGCTTCGATCCGAGCATTGGTTAAAATAGCGCTGAACCATAGGAGATTTCCATAATCTGGATTGGTTAAAAGGTAATTGCGTGTAATACATCCGAGTCCGGCAAGTTCTGCAGCATGTTTTAATGAGATATGTCCCCTGAAACGGCCATTATCCCATTTCCCACCCAATCCGCCTATTATTTTGGTTTTGTATCCCATTTCTTTGACTTGTTTTGCCGCTTCTTTTGCGGTATGGTTCATTTTTTCTACCATTTCGTTGCGGATGGAAGTATATTCAATTGTGGTTTTTGATAATGCTTCCCGTGGAAACGGTGATCCGAATACGATCACCGTTTTGCATCCCGGTAATTTATCTTCCGGAGAAAAACCAACTGTTGCATTGGTAAAACGATCTGAGGGAGTAATTCCCACTACGGACGCCCCCGATGCAATTCCTATTTCCCTGATTATGTTTTTGTCAAGCTGCCCCATAATTGAAAGCTAAATTAGAAAATTATCATTCAATCGTAAAGAATGTTGAAAAATAATTTGTGTTAATTCTGTTGACATAGGTTTACGGCCGGATGACGATAAATTGATTGATGAATAAAGAAATTGAAATACAGCAGCACAACTAAAACATTACTGAAACAGCTATTTGGCGATGATGCCGATAAAAAATCTTGATATTTAAGAAGAAAAGAAATTTAATAACTGTAGTTAAAATTAGCATTGAAAAATTATTAAATGCTTGTTAGCAATGTCTTAGTCAAGTCACAACGATCGGTCAGTTCATTTTATTCATGCGAAGCATACCATATTGACGATTTTCCGTTCAAGCGAAGCCGGAGGCGGAGCGCGTTAAAATCGTTAAGCCGTTTTTGATTACTTTTTGCGGCGTCAAAAAGTAATGAAGATAAATTAAAGTGATTTAACAACGTTATTATAAACTTGGCCAATTTGATATGTAATTATTTGATTTTTAGGCAAAATATTTTTTTCTGTAAATAAAATTAATTTTATTAAAAAATAAACCTTTACTTTGCATTTAAAAGTACTTTTAATTACAATAATTTATTAATGTGAATACACATGAAAGAAATAATTAATGACAAGCCTTATCTGGTTGGACTGGGCTTTATTTTTGTTAGTTTTCTTGTTTATTTAGCCGGAATGAATGTAGAGGGGGATGCTACGCTGGGGCTTTTTTTTGTGAATTATATTTTTACAGCCATTGCATGGGTGTATTTGGCCATTTCAGTTATATTTTTCCGCAAGACATTCCGTTTCTTCCGCATCTTTCCTGTTCTGGTGTTATCGCTGATCAGTGCTTATTCTTTGAACAGGTTTATGAATCTGTTCGATACCTCTCCGCTATGGTTTTTCCTTGTGCTTGTGTTGGTCTCGTTGGCCTGTTTATCATTGGCGGGATTCAGGGGGATGAACCGTTATTTTCAATGGCTGGTATTGACATTGGTCGGGGTGGGAATAGTTGTGTTTTTCTATCTGGGTATTTACCTGATTCCCGCATATCCGGTCAGTGCGTTTCTTTTCTGGGTGTTGGGAATTTCTTTGCATAGTTTTGTTCCATTACTTTTTTTGATATTTATTTTTATATGGATATTCCGTTATACCCGGAAAGGCGAAATGGCAGTAAAGGGTTTGTATGCCGGGAGCGGATTGGTACTTATCCTGGCAATCATATTTACCTTCCGGTGGGCTTCGGTGGTCAATGGCATTAATGATACTTATCAGGAGTCATTTGCTGAAGATGATGTAACATTGCCGGCCTGGGTCAGGGTATCCCAGCGTATCCCCAGGAATAACATTACCAATAAAGCATTGAAGGTAGGACTTACTTACGTTTTACCCGATTTTAACACACTAAACCTTTCCAACTTCCGTTTTTCTACGGGATTTACAGAGCAGCAGCTGCATGATCCGTTCATTGTTGTGGCGGCACTCGTCGCCGGACAACCCCGTCTTAATGACGAAGAAAAAATAAAAATACTGGAAAGTATCTACGATTCGCGTCATCAGGCAACCGAACGATTATGGAGCGATGAGGGGATCAAAACCACTTATGTGAACTCTTCCATACAGATATGGCCTCAATTTCGTATGGCGTATACAGAGCAAATCATCATGCTCAGGAATACCCGGATCGGATGGCGGGATACCGGTGAAGCCGTATATACTTTTCATTTGCCCGAAGGTTCGGTAGTGACTTCACTTTCTTTATGGATCAACGGTGAAGAGGAAAAAGGGATACTGACCACTAAGGGTAAAGCCGATTCGGCATACCGGACAATCGTAGGTGTGGAGGCCCGGGACCCGTCATTGGTGCATTGGCAGGAGGGGTCAACTGTAAGCGTGCGTGTTTTTCCGGTCACATCAAAAGAAGAACGGGTATTTAAAATAGGTATTACGTCCCCTTTAAGGAAAAAAGAAACAAAGCTCGTGTATGAACCCGTTTATTTTGAAGGTACCGACTGCAGTAAAGCAAGAGAAACCATCCATGTCCGATTTATGGATGAACCTCTACAGTTGAAATATCCGCCGTTTATGGGAAAAAACCACACAGGTCTGGAAAGTAAACGGAAAAGCAGGTACAAGAGCAACTGGACAATTTCTATGGATGATCCTGGTTTATCCGTCGAGCCCTTCTGTTTTGATGCACATTGCTATCATATACAGGAACTTCAGTCAAAGGAAGTGCAGGTTGATATAAAAGAAGTGTATCTGGATGTAAACCGCTCATGGAGCAAAAAAGAATTCGATGCTGTGTGGAATGCTTCGGATGGCAGAAAAGTAAAGGTATTCAACGGTCAGGAAATGGTTACGGTAAATTCAGGAAATAAAGACGAGGTATATCGTGATTTGAGTAAGCTTCAGTTTTCTCTTTTCCCGGTTCACCTGATTAATAAAACGGACCAAAGCCTGCTGATAAGCAAGAGTACTTCCGCTTCTCCCAATTTATCCGATTTAAAGGATAGTCGCTTTTTCAGAAAAATGAAATCTGCATTACATCCGGAACAATCTGTATATTTTCTGGACATAGGAGAAACATTGTCTCCATACCTGAAAACTCTCCGGGAATACCGGTTATTGAATTATCGGAAAGGAAATATTGAGGATGTATATAAAACAATGAAACAATCTGTTTTTTTGCAGGCTTCGCTTGAAAATGATCATCAGGTGGCGGTACACGATGCGGGAATTAATATCATCAAACAATCCGGGTCTTTAACAGGAAATGCTCCCGACCACCTGATGCGTTTGTTTGCTTACAACCATATCATGTTCCGTTATGCCGGCAGTTGGAACTCGGTTTCAACACTTACCGAAGAAATGGTGGAAGAAGCCCGGCAAGCCTATGTCGTTTCGCCGGTCTCGAGTCTTGTTGTGCTGGAATCCCAGAAGGATTACGAACGTTTTGGCATTACAGATGCAGACAATAGCCTGAAGAACGCATCGAAAAAATCGAAGGGTGCCATACCTGAGCCTCACGAATGGGCATTATTACTCATTGTAATAGCCGTGACGTGTTATCTGTATATCCGTAAAAAGAATCCTGACTTTTTGATCAGAAAAATATAATTGCGGTATTGATGGTCGCATTGTTGAAACAATTTAATCTATGGAGCGCTGGTAAGATCATCTTTGTCTTATCTGTTTTTTCCTGTATATTGCTTGTCATCTTGTTCTTTCGTGAATATCTGTCTGCCCAGTTATTCAATCTGGCTTTGGGTGTAATCGTGATCCCTTTTGCCATAAAGATAAATTCCCGGAAAAAAGGATCTTTCCGTTTTGCGATAGTGGCCGTATCGTTTATGCTTCTCTCATTTTATGTTCCGGTGCATACATTTATTTACTTCGCCCTGATCTCTGTTTTGCTTTTTCTGGTAGAATCACGTTTTGGGCGGATCAATTTTCTGACTGTTGTCGTAGCGGTTTTGGTCATGCCTATTACCAGCTATTTATTGAATACTTTTAGTTTTCCTGTTCGGATATGGCTGACTTCTGTTTGTGGATATTTATTCGGCCTGGCAGGGGTTCCGGTCGTAATAGCCGGCAATACGATTGTTTTTGATGGAGTCGATTTTACAGTAGATCCGGCTTGTATGGGGCTCAGTA harbors:
- a CDS encoding XrtN system VIT domain-containing protein: MKEIINDKPYLVGLGFIFVSFLVYLAGMNVEGDATLGLFFVNYIFTAIAWVYLAISVIFFRKTFRFFRIFPVLVLSLISAYSLNRFMNLFDTSPLWFFLVLVLVSLACLSLAGFRGMNRYFQWLVLTLVGVGIVVFFYLGIYLIPAYPVSAFLFWVLGISLHSFVPLLFLIFIFIWIFRYTRKGEMAVKGLYAGSGLVLILAIIFTFRWASVVNGINDTYQESFAEDDVTLPAWVRVSQRIPRNNITNKALKVGLTYVLPDFNTLNLSNFRFSTGFTEQQLHDPFIVVAALVAGQPRLNDEEKIKILESIYDSRHQATERLWSDEGIKTTYVNSSIQIWPQFRMAYTEQIIMLRNTRIGWRDTGEAVYTFHLPEGSVVTSLSLWINGEEEKGILTTKGKADSAYRTIVGVEARDPSLVHWQEGSTVSVRVFPVTSKEERVFKIGITSPLRKKETKLVYEPVYFEGTDCSKARETIHVRFMDEPLQLKYPPFMGKNHTGLESKRKSRYKSNWTISMDDPGLSVEPFCFDAHCYHIQELQSKEVQVDIKEVYLDVNRSWSKKEFDAVWNASDGRKVKVFNGQEMVTVNSGNKDEVYRDLSKLQFSLFPVHLINKTDQSLLISKSTSASPNLSDLKDSRFFRKMKSALHPEQSVYFLDIGETLSPYLKTLREYRLLNYRKGNIEDVYKTMKQSVFLQASLENDHQVAVHDAGINIIKQSGSLTGNAPDHLMRLFAYNHIMFRYAGSWNSVSTLTEEMVEEARQAYVVSPVSSLVVLESQKDYERFGITDADNSLKNASKKSKGAIPEPHEWALLLIVIAVTCYLYIRKKNPDFLIRKI